A genomic segment from Polyangium mundeleinium encodes:
- a CDS encoding TrmH family RNA methyltransferase, which produces MKVPAFNLSTDEIREELAPIRHPFSIAVCRAKNPFNIGAIIRTAHSFLVREIFLVGTEPWYERAAMGMAKYETIVECPDEAAFLEAVRGRPLIGVERDHARTTLWEAEMPDDLVFLFGSENDGLSDTLLAACSEILAIPMYGINHSYPVAIAAGMVMCEWARRRDPRGKPSPP; this is translated from the coding sequence GTGAAGGTCCCCGCGTTCAACCTGTCCACCGACGAGATCCGCGAGGAACTCGCCCCGATCCGGCACCCGTTCTCGATCGCGGTCTGCCGCGCGAAAAACCCCTTCAACATCGGCGCGATCATCCGCACGGCGCACTCGTTCCTGGTGCGGGAGATCTTCCTCGTGGGCACGGAGCCCTGGTACGAGCGCGCCGCGATGGGGATGGCGAAGTACGAGACGATCGTCGAGTGCCCCGACGAAGCGGCCTTCCTCGAAGCCGTGCGTGGCCGCCCGTTGATCGGCGTCGAGCGAGATCACGCGCGCACGACGTTATGGGAAGCAGAGATGCCGGACGACCTCGTGTTCCTGTTCGGCAGCGAGAACGACGGGCTCTCGGACACGTTGCTCGCGGCGTGCAGCGAGATCCTGGCGATTCCGATGTATGGGATCAACCACTCGTACCCGGTGGCGATCGCCGCGGGCATGGTGATGTGCGAGTGGGCGCGGCGGCGGGATCCGCGGGGAAAACCCTCGCCGCCGTAG
- a CDS encoding efflux RND transporter periplasmic adaptor subunit, whose amino-acid sequence MRKGACVLGFALLLAASGCDKRGAGENHKDEPAKAAPSAAASAHGHGEGEHGEHGEHEELPRRVTLSPSVITDARIHTAPVRMGTLAITIALPGAIAADPDRSARISSPAEGKLEEVHFKEGAAVKKGDVLAVVRVPELGKVRGAQAATLAKAKAARENAARLKALLEQRLTSEQAVLDAEAEARALSIEAAALGEQLTAMGAGASRGAPFLLTLRAPIDGTILARDAVVGQPVTAEHVLGSIADLREVWFLGRVFEKDLGRLRVGAGAEVELNAYPTTRFAGSLEYIGQQIDPVARTVTARIHLQNRDDMLRIGLFGTAYVATGGDQAREPRLLVPRSAITEIGQKPVVFVKLPEEGAFEMHDVVLGDSALGTVEVLSGLGEGEEVVVEGVFTLKSAVLKGTIDEEGHH is encoded by the coding sequence ATGAGGAAGGGAGCATGTGTCCTCGGATTCGCGCTGCTGCTGGCTGCGTCCGGCTGCGACAAACGCGGGGCGGGAGAGAACCACAAAGACGAGCCCGCGAAGGCGGCTCCCTCGGCGGCCGCCTCCGCGCACGGACATGGCGAAGGCGAGCACGGCGAGCATGGGGAGCACGAGGAGCTCCCGCGACGCGTCACCCTGTCGCCTTCGGTGATCACGGATGCGCGCATTCACACGGCGCCCGTCCGCATGGGGACGTTGGCCATCACGATCGCGCTGCCCGGCGCGATTGCCGCGGATCCGGATCGCTCGGCGCGCATTTCCTCGCCTGCGGAGGGAAAACTCGAAGAGGTGCATTTCAAGGAGGGCGCGGCCGTCAAAAAAGGCGACGTCCTCGCGGTGGTGCGTGTCCCCGAGCTCGGCAAGGTGCGCGGGGCGCAAGCGGCGACGCTGGCCAAGGCCAAAGCGGCGCGCGAGAATGCGGCGCGGCTGAAGGCGCTTCTCGAACAGCGGCTCACCTCGGAGCAAGCTGTCCTCGACGCGGAAGCCGAGGCGCGCGCGCTCTCGATCGAAGCCGCGGCGCTTGGTGAGCAGCTCACGGCCATGGGCGCGGGCGCTTCGCGAGGCGCGCCCTTTTTGCTCACGCTTCGCGCGCCGATCGACGGCACGATCCTCGCGCGGGACGCCGTCGTCGGCCAGCCGGTGACCGCCGAGCACGTCCTCGGCAGCATCGCGGATCTGCGTGAAGTGTGGTTTCTCGGCCGGGTCTTCGAAAAAGACCTCGGGCGGCTGCGCGTCGGGGCCGGGGCCGAGGTGGAGCTCAATGCCTACCCGACCACACGTTTCGCGGGATCGCTCGAATACATCGGGCAACAAATCGATCCCGTCGCCCGCACCGTGACGGCGCGAATCCACCTCCAGAACCGCGACGACATGCTGCGCATCGGGCTCTTCGGCACGGCCTACGTGGCGACCGGGGGCGACCAGGCCCGCGAGCCGCGCCTGCTCGTGCCGCGGTCGGCGATCACCGAAATCGGACAGAAGCCCGTGGTCTTCGTCAAACTCCCCGAGGAAGGGGCGTTCGAGATGCACGACGTCGTGCTCGGGGATTCGGCGCTCGGCACGGTCGAGGTGCTCTCGGGCCTCGGCGAGGGTGAGGAGGTCGTCGTCGAGGGGGTCTTCACGCTGAAGAGCGCGGTCCTCAAGGGCACGATCGACGAGGAGGGTCACCACTGA
- a CDS encoding deoxyhypusine synthase family protein, whose amino-acid sequence MSDRHPHPPHEPPRAVRDLNDGVEDQLVPITALDPLQIKSFDDLVTAMGRTAFSGRSLGEACDVLTEMTLDPECLIVATFSGAMTVAKMGMVIVRMIEAGMIHAIISTGALMAHGLSEAVGLLHYKANPNVPDEVLFQKGYNRVYDTLEMEKNLNTIDEFVRAELDKLDPNVPWSSEMICRQLGKALAEMGDSPGILRSAYLHNVPVYVPAFTDSEIGLDVAVWKLRQIHAQHGSDPHFDPFKHAAPPAFNPFLDLLSYAKLIATKKKLGIFTIGGGVPRNWAQQVGPFYDIVGHRLGVEVTHPRFQYGVRICPEPVHWGGLSGCTYSEGVSWGKFVPPNEGGRYAEVYADATVAWPLLVRAVLERLEKRRNKATEAK is encoded by the coding sequence ATGTCCGACCGACATCCCCACCCTCCCCACGAACCGCCGCGCGCCGTCCGGGACCTGAACGACGGCGTGGAGGACCAGCTCGTGCCGATCACGGCGCTGGATCCCCTGCAAATCAAGAGCTTCGACGATCTCGTCACGGCCATGGGCCGCACGGCCTTCAGCGGCCGCTCGCTCGGCGAGGCGTGCGACGTGCTGACGGAGATGACGCTCGATCCGGAGTGCCTGATCGTCGCGACGTTCTCCGGCGCGATGACGGTCGCGAAGATGGGCATGGTCATCGTCCGCATGATCGAAGCGGGGATGATCCACGCGATCATCTCGACGGGCGCGCTGATGGCGCACGGGCTCAGCGAGGCCGTGGGGCTTTTGCACTACAAGGCAAACCCGAACGTGCCGGACGAGGTGCTCTTCCAGAAGGGCTACAACCGCGTCTACGACACGCTCGAGATGGAGAAGAACCTGAACACGATCGACGAGTTCGTCCGCGCAGAGCTCGACAAGCTCGACCCGAACGTGCCGTGGTCGAGCGAGATGATCTGTCGCCAGCTCGGCAAGGCGCTCGCAGAGATGGGTGATTCTCCGGGCATCCTGCGCAGCGCCTACCTGCACAACGTGCCCGTCTACGTCCCCGCCTTCACGGACAGCGAGATAGGCCTCGACGTCGCCGTGTGGAAGCTCCGGCAGATCCACGCCCAGCACGGCAGCGATCCGCACTTCGATCCGTTCAAGCACGCGGCCCCGCCGGCGTTCAACCCGTTCCTCGATCTGCTGAGCTACGCGAAGCTCATCGCGACGAAGAAGAAGCTCGGCATCTTCACGATCGGCGGCGGCGTGCCGCGCAACTGGGCGCAGCAGGTCGGGCCGTTCTACGACATCGTGGGCCACCGGCTCGGCGTGGAGGTGACGCACCCGCGCTTCCAGTACGGCGTGCGAATCTGCCCCGAGCCGGTGCACTGGGGCGGTCTCTCGGGCTGCACCTACTCGGAGGGCGTGAGCTGGGGCAAATTCGTCCCGCCAAATGAGGGCGGCCGCTACGCCGAGGTGTACGCAGACGCGACAGTCGCGTGGCCGCTCCTCGTACGCGCAGTGCTCGAGCGGCTGGAGAAGCGCCGTAACAAGGCCACGGAGGCCAAGTAG
- a CDS encoding undecaprenyl-diphosphate phosphatase, producing the protein MTWLDALLLGALEGLTEFLPVSSTGHLILLGAWLGKHDEVAKTLDVVIQLGAVVAVVVYYRARLAALARGCLRKDPASLRLLAALAVAFTPAAFVGFLLHGFIKERLFGPGPVGLALIVGGVVMTGVDAWRRRNGAESGADDDPELASITLGRAAVIGLFQCFALWPGASRSMTTIVGGQLAGLRTKAAADFSFLLAIPTLGAATFYDLVKGGAALLASPSGPLSLAVGLAASFVVAWLVIAAFLRYLTRFGLAPFGLYRIALGALVLWIAQA; encoded by the coding sequence ATGACCTGGCTCGACGCCCTTCTCCTCGGCGCGCTCGAGGGCCTCACCGAGTTCTTGCCCGTCTCGTCGACCGGTCACCTCATCCTGCTCGGCGCCTGGCTCGGCAAGCACGACGAGGTCGCGAAGACGCTGGACGTGGTGATCCAGCTCGGCGCCGTGGTCGCGGTCGTCGTGTACTACCGCGCCCGCCTCGCCGCGCTCGCCCGCGGCTGCCTGCGCAAAGACCCCGCGAGCCTGCGCCTGCTCGCAGCGCTCGCCGTCGCCTTCACCCCGGCCGCGTTCGTGGGCTTTCTGCTGCACGGCTTCATCAAGGAGCGCCTCTTCGGCCCCGGTCCCGTCGGCCTCGCGCTCATCGTCGGCGGCGTCGTGATGACCGGCGTCGACGCGTGGCGGCGCAGAAACGGCGCGGAGTCGGGCGCGGACGACGATCCGGAGCTCGCCTCCATCACGCTCGGCCGCGCCGCCGTGATCGGCCTCTTTCAGTGCTTCGCGCTCTGGCCCGGCGCGTCGCGCTCCATGACCACGATCGTGGGCGGCCAGCTCGCCGGCCTGCGCACCAAGGCCGCGGCAGACTTCTCCTTTCTGCTCGCCATCCCCACGCTCGGCGCCGCGACCTTTTACGACCTCGTCAAGGGCGGCGCGGCGCTGCTCGCCTCTCCCTCCGGCCCGCTCTCGCTCGCCGTGGGCCTCGCGGCCTCGTTCGTCGTCGCGTGGCTCGTGATCGCCGCATTCCTGCGATACCTCACGCGCTTCGGGCTCGCGCCGTTCGGCCTCTACCGCATCGCCCTCGGCGCGCTCGTCCTCTGGATCGCGCAGGCCTGA
- a CDS encoding TolC family protein: protein MKRTRFIAVAAVAVASLCYAVETSAGTSTCTTALTRANLIPCALEASLAAKAERQGLEAVKGRQEATSPVLPSNPVLALSAARREAAGQGPVLNWYATLSQEIEIAGQRGARRRAADAEREAQEKAVAVTDREVAAAAWRAYFEAIAAREEVRLFSLVESLTTRVATATRAAADKGLVSGIDADVAEVAYARVAQERIGAARRAEQAKTALLGAMGLDPRREVAIEGELVPLAGVEAFAAKQDPRAVEERPEVQALEASGRAHEARASMYRRARVPNPTLSVFAQNDGFNERVFGVGLSMPIPLPQPVGRTYAGEIAESEALSRRSRTEAEQARRALRLDLANALSAYASLRAQNDLYTAERLGRAEQSLRAIASEIEAGRLGPKDAVVSQQALVDLLRAGFETRKNLALGSVDLALASGYPLERGTP, encoded by the coding sequence GTGAAACGGACGCGCTTCATCGCGGTCGCCGCCGTGGCGGTCGCCAGTTTGTGTTATGCCGTGGAAACAAGCGCGGGGACGTCGACATGCACGACGGCCCTCACGCGCGCCAATCTGATTCCGTGCGCGCTCGAGGCGAGCCTCGCCGCGAAGGCCGAGCGCCAGGGCCTCGAAGCTGTGAAGGGCCGGCAAGAGGCCACGAGCCCGGTCCTGCCTTCGAATCCCGTGCTGGCCCTGTCGGCCGCGCGGCGAGAAGCCGCCGGTCAGGGGCCCGTCCTCAACTGGTACGCCACGCTCTCGCAGGAGATCGAGATCGCCGGGCAACGCGGGGCGAGGAGGCGCGCCGCAGACGCCGAGCGAGAAGCGCAGGAGAAGGCCGTCGCGGTGACGGACCGCGAGGTCGCCGCCGCCGCATGGCGGGCCTATTTCGAGGCGATCGCCGCCCGCGAAGAGGTGCGCCTCTTTTCGCTCGTCGAATCGCTCACCACGCGGGTCGCGACGGCGACACGCGCCGCGGCGGACAAGGGCCTCGTGTCCGGGATCGACGCGGACGTGGCCGAGGTCGCGTATGCACGTGTCGCGCAGGAGCGCATCGGCGCAGCGCGCCGCGCAGAGCAGGCCAAAACGGCGCTCCTCGGCGCGATGGGCCTCGATCCGCGTCGCGAGGTGGCCATCGAAGGCGAGCTCGTCCCGCTCGCGGGCGTCGAGGCGTTCGCGGCGAAGCAAGATCCACGCGCCGTCGAGGAGCGGCCCGAGGTCCAGGCCCTCGAAGCCTCGGGGCGCGCTCACGAGGCGCGGGCGTCGATGTACCGGCGCGCGCGTGTTCCGAATCCGACGCTCTCGGTGTTCGCACAGAACGACGGCTTCAACGAGCGCGTCTTCGGCGTCGGCCTGTCCATGCCGATCCCGCTGCCGCAGCCCGTGGGCCGCACCTATGCAGGTGAAATCGCCGAATCCGAGGCGCTCTCCCGGCGCTCCAGGACCGAAGCCGAACAAGCACGCCGCGCGCTGCGGCTCGACCTCGCAAACGCCCTCTCGGCGTACGCCTCGCTGCGCGCGCAAAACGACCTTTACACCGCCGAACGGCTCGGGCGCGCCGAGCAGAGCCTGCGCGCGATTGCGTCGGAGATCGAGGCCGGTCGCCTCGGTCCCAAAGACGCGGTCGTCTCCCAGCAAGCCCTCGTGGATCTGCTGCGCGCGGGCTTCGAGACCCGAAAAAACCTGGCGCTCGGCTCCGTCGATCTCGCGCTGGCCTCCGGTTATCCGCTCGAACGAGGTACGCCATGA
- a CDS encoding PDZ domain-containing protein, with the protein MNTKRLASALVLASTLAAATFSTGCVALYPEIGTNIRKITAEQALDPPPPEDLRWIRLVSATVKDSMRDGRTWKQAIGKLPDPYAKLYINDQEVLRTNPKNETLEPSWDDAPRGNFQVSSADKMRVEIWDANTVTDKPIGVKDFRATEDLVLGDRIRIDVPGAGEVVLAYERAHAMFGLGLWFELRTDTCFLTRMIGGSPAERAGAQPGDEVMQIGGKDVKTMSSNAVRSAFNSIPSDGLPVVLRHADGTTASVTLREGPIYPTFAEFGQVD; encoded by the coding sequence ATGAACACGAAAAGACTCGCCTCCGCGCTCGTGCTCGCGAGCACCCTCGCCGCCGCGACGTTTTCGACCGGATGCGTCGCCCTTTATCCCGAGATCGGGACCAACATCCGCAAGATCACCGCCGAGCAGGCGCTCGATCCGCCGCCGCCCGAAGACCTGCGCTGGATCCGCCTCGTCTCCGCGACGGTCAAGGATTCGATGCGGGACGGCAGGACCTGGAAGCAAGCCATCGGCAAGCTGCCGGATCCCTACGCGAAGCTGTACATCAACGATCAAGAGGTGCTGCGCACGAACCCGAAGAACGAGACGCTCGAACCGAGCTGGGACGACGCGCCGCGTGGCAACTTCCAGGTCTCGTCCGCGGACAAGATGCGCGTGGAGATCTGGGACGCGAACACCGTCACGGACAAGCCCATCGGCGTGAAGGACTTCCGCGCGACCGAGGATCTCGTGCTCGGCGATCGCATCCGGATCGACGTGCCAGGCGCCGGCGAGGTCGTCCTCGCCTACGAGCGCGCGCACGCGATGTTCGGCCTCGGGCTCTGGTTCGAGCTGCGCACGGACACGTGCTTCCTGACGCGCATGATCGGGGGCAGCCCCGCCGAGCGCGCGGGCGCGCAGCCGGGCGACGAGGTCATGCAGATCGGCGGCAAGGACGTGAAGACGATGAGCAGCAACGCGGTGCGAAGCGCGTTCAACTCGATCCCCTCGGACGGCCTGCCGGTCGTGCTGCGGCACGCGGACGGGACGACGGCGAGCGTGACCTTGCGCGAGGGGCCGATCTACCCGACGTTCGCCGAGTTCGGGCAAGTCGACTGA
- a CDS encoding efflux RND transporter permease subunit has translation MAFLSAIVAWSLRNRLVIVAATVLFALFGIRAATTLPIDAVPDVTNVQVQVITTAPALSPVEVEQYVSVPVERAMAGIPNTTEIRSISKYGLSVVTVVFRDGTDIYFARQLVNERMREAQEAVPEQYGMPEMGPISSGLGEIYQFAVRNDNLTLMQLEEVLDWQIAPALRTVPGIVEVNSFGGEDKQYQIVLDPKRLQAAGISVAQVIDALEKSNANAGGGYIEHNREQFVIGSDGLVKDLDDLRRVVIGATSDGVPVTMDTVADVQFGPRLRRGAASKNGEGEVVVGVAMMLMGENSRTVTQAVKERLAAIQPSLPEGTRIEPFYDRSVLVNRTIKTVATNLIEGALLVIGILFLLLGDLRAGLVVALVIPLSMLFAITVMNAAGLSGNLMSLGAIDFGLIVDGAVIIVENAVRRLSLRQLEIGRALTEGERVETVREATLEVRSASVFGEAIIAIVYLPILALTGIEGKLFHPMAITVLLALLGAFLLSLTFVPVLASYLIRPGKGEHETWLLRKAHALYIPLLRRAMRRRWVPLTAGVLALAAAAVVFTRVGAEFVPQLDEGDLLVEARRLPGIALSESVSTDLRLQKAIKEVPEVDYVVSRTGAPELATDPMGVEQSDVYVGLKPRDTWRPGITKEDIAKEIAEAVEHKVPEVAGGVSQPIQMRTNELVAGVRSDVAVLLYGPDLDQLRTHGDRVAEIVRKIPGAEDVRVEQVAGLSYLRVIPDRGKLARYGLTVADVNQIVETMAVGHSTGEVMEGERRFGIVVKTGHGFNGELDALRALPLRSVSGQIVPLGDVAELKFLTGPAQVSRENQSRRLTVEFNVRGRDLLSVVAEAQAAVERGARLPTGYRAVWGGQFEHYEEAKARLSIVVPLALALILFLLWFAFRSTRAALLIFLGVPFATIGGIFALWLRGIPFSISAGVGFIALFGVAVLNGLVLVSFARHLEEQGMGHADAIEHAAELRLRPVLMTALVASLGFVPMAISTAPGSEVQRPLATVVIGGLLTATLLTLFVLPVVYTWLGKEPRAARTD, from the coding sequence ATGGCCTTCCTCTCTGCGATCGTCGCGTGGTCGCTGCGGAATCGATTGGTCATCGTCGCGGCGACCGTCCTGTTTGCGCTCTTCGGCATTCGCGCGGCGACGACCCTCCCGATCGACGCCGTCCCCGACGTCACCAACGTGCAGGTGCAGGTCATCACGACGGCGCCCGCGCTCTCGCCGGTCGAGGTCGAGCAATACGTGTCGGTCCCGGTCGAGCGGGCCATGGCCGGCATCCCGAACACGACCGAGATCCGTTCGATCTCCAAGTATGGGTTGTCCGTCGTGACGGTCGTCTTCCGCGACGGCACGGACATCTACTTCGCGCGGCAGCTCGTGAACGAGCGCATGCGCGAGGCGCAGGAGGCCGTCCCCGAGCAATACGGCATGCCCGAGATGGGGCCCATCAGCAGCGGCCTCGGCGAGATCTATCAATTCGCCGTTCGCAACGACAACCTCACGCTGATGCAGCTCGAGGAGGTGCTCGACTGGCAGATCGCTCCCGCGCTCCGCACCGTCCCCGGGATCGTCGAGGTGAACAGCTTCGGCGGCGAGGACAAACAGTATCAGATCGTCCTCGACCCGAAGCGGCTCCAGGCGGCCGGGATCTCGGTCGCGCAGGTGATCGATGCGCTCGAAAAGTCGAACGCCAACGCGGGCGGCGGGTACATCGAGCACAACCGCGAGCAGTTCGTCATCGGCTCCGATGGGCTCGTGAAAGACCTCGACGACCTGCGGCGTGTCGTCATCGGCGCGACGTCGGACGGCGTGCCCGTCACGATGGACACGGTGGCCGACGTGCAATTCGGGCCACGCCTGCGCAGGGGCGCCGCGTCGAAGAACGGCGAGGGCGAGGTGGTCGTCGGCGTCGCGATGATGCTGATGGGCGAGAACTCCCGCACGGTCACGCAAGCCGTCAAGGAGCGGCTCGCCGCGATTCAGCCGTCGCTGCCCGAGGGCACGCGGATCGAGCCGTTTTACGACCGCTCGGTGCTCGTGAATCGCACGATCAAGACCGTCGCGACGAACCTCATCGAGGGCGCGCTCCTCGTCATTGGCATCCTGTTTCTCCTGCTCGGCGATCTCCGCGCGGGCCTCGTCGTCGCCCTGGTCATCCCGCTGTCGATGCTCTTCGCGATCACGGTCATGAACGCGGCGGGGTTGTCCGGGAACCTGATGAGCCTCGGCGCCATCGATTTCGGGCTCATCGTGGATGGAGCCGTGATCATCGTCGAGAACGCCGTCCGGCGGCTCTCGCTCCGGCAACTGGAGATCGGGCGCGCGCTCACCGAAGGCGAGCGCGTGGAGACCGTGCGCGAGGCGACGCTCGAAGTGCGCTCGGCCAGCGTCTTCGGCGAGGCGATCATCGCCATCGTGTATCTGCCGATCCTGGCGCTCACGGGGATCGAGGGAAAGCTGTTCCACCCCATGGCGATCACCGTGCTGCTCGCCTTGCTCGGGGCATTCCTCCTCTCGCTCACGTTCGTCCCCGTCCTCGCGAGTTACTTGATTCGCCCTGGAAAGGGCGAACACGAGACGTGGCTCTTGCGGAAAGCGCACGCGCTTTACATCCCGCTGCTCCGGCGTGCAATGCGGCGGCGGTGGGTCCCCTTGACGGCCGGCGTGCTCGCGCTCGCGGCGGCGGCCGTGGTGTTCACGCGGGTCGGCGCCGAGTTCGTGCCGCAGCTCGACGAGGGAGATCTCCTCGTCGAGGCGAGGCGGCTCCCCGGGATCGCGCTGAGCGAATCCGTCTCGACGGACCTTCGGTTGCAAAAAGCGATCAAAGAGGTCCCGGAGGTCGATTACGTCGTCAGCCGCACGGGGGCGCCGGAGCTCGCGACCGATCCGATGGGCGTCGAGCAATCCGACGTGTACGTGGGTCTCAAGCCGCGGGACACGTGGAGGCCAGGCATCACCAAGGAGGACATCGCCAAGGAGATCGCCGAGGCCGTCGAGCACAAGGTGCCGGAGGTGGCAGGCGGCGTTTCGCAGCCGATTCAAATGCGCACGAACGAGCTCGTGGCGGGCGTACGCTCGGACGTCGCCGTGCTCCTCTATGGGCCCGACCTCGACCAGCTCCGCACCCACGGCGACCGCGTGGCCGAGATCGTTCGAAAGATCCCCGGCGCGGAGGACGTCCGGGTGGAGCAGGTCGCGGGGCTCTCGTATCTGCGCGTCATTCCCGATCGCGGCAAGCTCGCGCGGTATGGCCTGACGGTGGCCGACGTCAACCAGATCGTCGAGACGATGGCCGTGGGGCATTCGACGGGCGAGGTGATGGAGGGCGAGCGCCGCTTCGGGATCGTCGTGAAGACAGGTCACGGCTTCAACGGGGAGCTCGACGCGCTGCGCGCCTTGCCCTTGCGATCGGTGAGCGGGCAGATCGTGCCGCTCGGGGACGTCGCCGAGCTGAAGTTCCTCACGGGGCCTGCGCAGGTGAGCCGCGAGAATCAATCGCGCCGCCTGACCGTGGAGTTCAACGTCCGCGGCCGGGATCTGCTCTCCGTCGTGGCGGAGGCCCAGGCCGCGGTGGAGCGCGGCGCGCGGCTGCCGACAGGGTATCGCGCCGTATGGGGTGGACAGTTCGAGCATTACGAGGAAGCCAAGGCGCGCCTTTCCATCGTCGTGCCGCTCGCGCTCGCGCTCATTCTGTTCCTGCTCTGGTTCGCGTTTCGCTCCACGCGCGCCGCGCTCTTGATCTTCCTCGGCGTGCCGTTCGCGACCATCGGCGGCATCTTCGCGCTCTGGCTCCGCGGCATCCCGTTCTCGATCTCGGCCGGCGTCGGCTTCATCGCGCTCTTCGGCGTGGCGGTGCTGAACGGCCTCGTGCTGGTTTCGTTCGCGCGGCACCTGGAAGAGCAGGGCATGGGCCACGCGGATGCCATCGAGCATGCCGCGGAGCTTCGTCTGCGCCCCGTGCTCATGACGGCCCTCGTCGCGTCGCTCGGCTTCGTCCCGATGGCGATCTCGACGGCGCCGGGCAGCGAGGTGCAGCGACCCCTCGCGACGGTGGTGATCGGCGGGCTCTTGACGGCGACGCTCCTCACGCTGTTCGTGTTGCCCGTCGTGTACACATGGCTCGGGAAGGAGCCGAGGGCGGCCCGGACCGACTGA